The following nucleotide sequence is from Apium graveolens cultivar Ventura chromosome 4, ASM990537v1, whole genome shotgun sequence.
ACGTATTTAGTGCAAGTGAGGAGTTCTAGTGTCTAGTAAATTATAAGTTAAGTTTTATGTATGTTTTGATGTTTATAATAAAAGTTTTTTTACTTAATTTTGTTTTGATATATCATGTAGGTGAGCGCGTACAACAATGGAGAAGGAATAGTGCTACTAAGTTAGGGAGGTAATGGCATTTCCAACATGACCTAACTGTGTAGCTAGAATTTTTGTAGAATAGATCATGATACATAGGTAACTTAGTGTTATACTTTTTATGGAGTTATATGCACTATGTTATTATAAAGTAAGTCAAATATTTAGATAATGTAGCTTTATAAAATGAATTGATAATAATAAAGTACATAGTGTGCCCACATATCAAAGAGTATGGCTATCACCTAAGTCATGCATGCTTCTAGTCATGTTAAACACGGAAATGAATACCTAAATCTACCACATATGATATATTTTAACCTTGAAATAtttgaaacaaaatttaaaaGTCTCTCCACTTTATTTATCGTGTAACTCAAACAATTATGCAATATTCAATGTAAATTCTTATATATCTTTGAATGATAAGACTTGGCTTTACGAAACAATACATTAGATCAAAGTACAGAAATACATGGATTTGATCCCTATTTGACGagatagggtacgtaggcacctTGAGAAAGTTTCTGATACTAGTTAAGGAAACTAGCTCAAGCTCAATCCAAAATATAATAATGCTTTTATAAAGTTTAGAATAATGACATAATTTCTAATTTTTGCCCCAACCGGGGTTTCTTATTTATCATATGTTTTATTAGGATCCGTATAAACTTTTATTTAATATAGTATACACTCAAtactatatattttatttattttattacaGTTTACTAATTCAAAAAAGTATAGATTTTATATTAGGTATTAGTAAATTGGATATTATTCCATACAATTGTAATATCTATATACAATACAAAATATGGCTAGATTTTGAAGACAAGCTAAAAGGGATCCTACATAGTCTGCTTGGTGCGAATAAAGTAAAGTCATGGTGTGTTAGGGTTGCAAAGGTCGAGGTCGAGGTTAAGGTTAGTCTTCttcattttaaatcattttgattgAATTTTTATCTTGATTATAAATTAGTGTTAAATAAGTTCGATTTTATATTGACAGGCTTCTCCCCTAGCCCTTCTAAAAATTTGTTTTGACATGCTTGGGAAAGAGAGATGGAACGTGGCAGATGCTATTTAATTCAATATATTTTAgattattcattttatttttgtATATAATTAGAATTAACTTGGCTATTTGGTAACATTTTGCAGGATTAGAAGTGATGTTGATAACGACTTTGACGTATTTGGTGCAAGTGAGGAGTTCTAGTGTCTAGTAAATTATAAGGTAAGTTTTATGTATGTTTTGATGTTTATATTAAAAGTTTTTTACTTAATTTTGTTTTGATATATCTTGTAGGTGAGCGTGTACGGCAATGGAGAATAAATAGTGTGACTAAGTTAGTGACGTATTGGCATTTCCCATACGACCTAACTGTATAGCAAGAATTTTTGTAGAACAGATCATGATATATAGGTAACTTAGTGTTATACTTTTTAGGGAGTTATATGCACTATATTATTAGAAGGTAAGTTAAATATCTAGATAATGTAGCTTTATATAATAAATTGATAATAATAAATTGCATAGTGTGCCCGTATATCCAGGAACATGGGTATCACCTAAGCCATGCATGCTTCTAGTAATGAAATGAATACCTAAATCTATCACCAATGATGTATTTTAATcttaaaaaatttgaaatgaaATCTAAAAATCTTTTCAATTTGTTAATAGTTAACTAAAATAATTCTGCAATCTTCTATGAAAATTCTTATATATCTTTGAATGATAAGACTTAggtttataaaataatatattagaTCAAAGTAGAGAACTACGTGTATTTGATCCCTTTTCGACGAGATAGGGTACGTAGACACCTTTAGAAAGTTTCTGATACTAGTTAAGGAAATTAGCTCAAGCTCAATCGAAAATATAATAacgattttataaaatttagaataaCGACAAAATTCTTATTTTTTGCCCAAACCGGGGTTTCTTATTTATCATATATTTTATTATGATCTGTATAAActtttatttaatatattatacACTCAATACTATatattttgtttattttattaGAGTTTATTAGTTCAAAAAAGTACAAATTTTATAATGGGTATTAGTAAATTGGATATTATTCCATACGATTGTAATATCTATATACAGTACATAATATGTCTAGATTATGAAAACAAGCTAAAAGGGATCCTACATAGTTTGCTTGGTGCTAATAAAATGAAGTCATTATGTGTTGGGGTTGGAGAGGTCGAGGTTAGTCTTCTTCATTTTTGAATCATTTTGATTGAATTTTTTTCTTGATTATAAATTAGTGTTAAATAAGTTCGATTTTATATTGACAGGCTTATCCTCTAGTCCTTCTATAAATTTGTTTTGATGTGTTTGGGAAAGATAGAAGGAACGTGGAAGATGCTATTTAATTCAATATTTTTTAGattattcattttctatttttatGGAATTGTAATTAACTTGGCTATTTAGTAACATTTTACAGGATTAGATGTGATGTTGATAACGACTCTGACGTATTCGGTGCAAGTGAGGAGTTCTAGATTCTAGTAAATTATAAGGTAAGTTTTATGTATGTTTTGATGTTTATATTAAAAGTTTTTTACTTAATTTTGTTTTGATATATGTAGGTGAGCACGTACAACAATGGAGAATAAATAGTGTGATGAAGTTAGGGAGATATTGGCATGAAATAGGACCTAACTGTATAGCTAATTTTTTTGTAGTATAGATCATGATACATAGGTAACTTAGTGTTATACTTATTAGGGAGTTATATGTACTATATAGTTATAAAGTAAGTTAAATATCTATATAATGTAGCTTTATAAAGTAAATTGATAATAATAAAGTAGACAATGTGCCCACATATCGAGGAACATGGGTCTCACTTGAGTCATGCATGCTTCTAGTCAtgttaaagaatgaaaatgaatacCTAAATGTACCACCAATGatgtttttttcttaaaaaatttGAAACTAAATCTAAAAATCTCTCCAATTTGTAAATAGtagaactaaaataattttgCAATCTTCAATTTAAATTCTTATATATCTTTGAATGATAAGACTTGGGTTTACGAACAACTTATTAGATCAAAGTACAGAACTACATGGATCTGTATAAActtttatttaatatattatacCTTTAATACTATatattttgtttattttattatagtttactAGTTCAAAAAAGTATAGATTTTATATTAGGTATTAGTAAATTGGATATTATTCCATACAGTTGTAAAAATCTATATACAGTACAAAATATGGCTAGATTATGAAGACAAGCTAAAAAGATCCTACTTAGTGTGCTTGGTGCTAATAAAGTGAAGTCATGGTGTGTTGGGGTTGCAGAGGTCGAGGTTAGTCTTCTTCATTGTTGAATCATTTTGATTGAATTTTTATCTTAATTATAAACTAGTGTTAAATAAGTTTGATTTTATATCGACATGCTTCTCCTCTTGTCCTTCTACAAATTTATTTTGATGTGCATGGGAAAGAGAGAAGCAACGTTGCTGATGCTATTTAATtcaatatattttaaattattcatttTGTATTTTAATGGAATTGTAATTAACTTGGCTATGTAGTAACATTTTGTAGGATTAAAAATGATGTTAAAAACGACTTTGACGTATTTGGTGCCAGTTAGGAGTTTTAGTTTCTAGAAAATTATAAGGTAAGTTTAATGTATATTTTTATGTTTATATTAAAAGTTGTATGCTTAATTTTGTTTTGATATATCATGTGGTGAGCGCGTACATTAATGGAGAATAAATAGTGCGACTAAGTTAAAGAGGTAATGGCATTTCCAATAGGACCCAACTGTATAGCTAAAATTTTTGTAGAATAGATCATGATACATAGGTAACTTAGTGTTATACTTATTGTTATACTTACTAGGGAGTTATATGCACTATATAGTAACAAAGTAAGTTAAATATCTAGGTAATTCAACTTTATAAAATAAATTGACAATAATAAAGTACACAGTGTGCCCAAATATCGAGGAGCATGGGTCTCACCTAAGTCATGCATGATTCTAGTCATGTTAAAAAATGGAATGAATACCTAAATGTACCACCAATGatgtttttttcttaaaaaattgaaataaaaacTAAAAATCTCTCCAATTGGTTAACAGTGGAACTAAAATAATTTTGCAATCTTCAATTTAAATTCTAATATATCTTTGAATGATAAAACTTGGGTTTACAAAATAACATATTAGATTAACGTACAGAACTACATGGATTTCATCCTTATTTGACGAGATAGGGTATGTAGGCACCTTGAGAAAGTTTCTGATACTAGTTAAGGAAACTAGCTCAAGCTCAATCCAAAATATAATAATGCTTTTATAAATTTTAGATTAACGACAAAATTCTAAATTTTTGCACAAACCGGGGTTTTTTATTTATCATATGTTTTATTAGTATGTGTATAAActtttatttaatatattatacCATCAATATTATTTTATTACAGTTTACTAGTTCAAAAAAGTATAGATTTTATATTAGGTATTAGTAAATTGGATATTATTACATACGGTTGTAATATCTATATATAGTACAAAATATGGCTAGATTATGTAGACAGGTTAAAAAGATCCTACATAGTGTTCTTGGTGCTAATAAAGTGAAGTCATAGTGTGTTGGTGTTGCAGAGGTCAAGGTTAGTCTTCTTCATTTTTGAATCATTTATTTGCCTTATAAATTAGTGTTAAATAAGTTTGATTTTATATTGACAGGCTTCACCTCTAGTCCTTCTACAAATTTGTTTTGATGTGCGTGGGAAAGAGAGAAGCAACGTTGCAGGTGCTATCTAATTCAATATATTTTAGATTATTCATTTTATGTTTTTATGTAATAGTAATTAACTTGGCTATTTAGTAACATTTTGCAGGATTAGAAGTGATGTTGATAACGAATTTGAAATAATTGGTGCAAGTGAGGAGTTCTAGTTTCTAGAAAATTATAATGTAAGTTTTATGTATCTTTTGATGTATATATTAAAATTTTTTACTTAATTTTGTTTTGACATATCATGTAGATTTGTAAGCAAGCACGGCGGATGTACGttatgataactccggtgagcggggcGGCTCCTTCCGACGCCGTGCATGGACCTTCTTGCGGTGAGTGAGGTGTAGCTGCTGTGGGGTGTTTGCAAAATAACACCGGAGGGGGGTTTGAGCCCCAATGTGCCTCTGGTGTTAGAGTAAGAGCTTGCTTGGGGGAGATGAAGATAGATAGGAAATGATGGTAGCTGTGTGTGTATACTTGTGTGTGTGTAAAATGtgtctaacccctaaaccctttcCCTTTGGAGTATTTACAGCCCAAAggaagggtttaggggttggtacctttagatcagGGCCGTTAGTTATTAGAggcggaggacgcctggcttgggtaGATTGCATACACGTGTCTAGGCAAGGACCACCTTTAGGATGCCCTAACGGTACGCTGACATGCATCATGCTTGTCTGAGATATTAGTTATTGATAGTTGTCACCATCACGTGTCCACGTACCCCTCCTTGGTGGGTTGTGGGGTATGCATGTGCTTGTTGGGACCCCTCTCGGGTCTGCCTTAGTTGGGTTGGATTCTAGATGGGAGGTGATCCTGGTTGGGGGGTGATCCGAGTCCTGGGTTGGATCTTGGCTGGGAGATGATCCTGGTCCTGGGTTGGCCCTGATCCCGGGTATCTCCGCTTGACCGCTTTGGGTGAGGGGGGTCTTGGTCCATCCACTGAGCCTGTATTATCCTAGACCTGGGTTGGGCTCTAGCCAGAttgcttataccctatcattttcccccactcccttatgtAGATTTTTTGGATGAGGGAGTAGAGAAGGGTTATGTAGCTGTTATTGTCTTAGGAGAAAAATTCTGCTTCTTTATTGCCCCCAAATCCGGGTACGTTATTGAAGATACCAATCCAGATTGAAGTAGGAGAAAGTGGCTGACTTAGAAAAAATCTGCTTCTTTCTTGCCCCCCAATTCGGGTAGGTTGTTGaagataccaatccggattaagtaGGAGAAAGTTGTTGCCTTAGAAAAATTTTGCTTCTTTCTTGCCCCTCAATCCGGGTAGGTTGTTGAAGATACCAACCCGGATTGAAGTAGGATAAAGTGGTTGGCTTAGTAAAATTCTGCTTTTTTTTGCCCCTTAATCCGGGTAGATTGTTGAAGATACCAAACCGGATTGAAGTAGGAGAAATTGGTTGTCTTAGAAAAATTTTGCTTCTTTCTTGCCCCCAATCCGGGTAGGTTATTGAagataccaatccggattgaAGTAGGAGAAAGTGGTTGCCTTAGAAAAATTCTGCTTCTTTGGAATGCCAATCCAGATTGTCATGGACTTGGGTAGGGGTCTTTGATCCGGGTAGGAGGCTTTGGATTCTGAAAAATTGGGGAAATTATAACGTTTTTTCAGCTTTCCCCCCACGATTTTGAATTATTGACAGTCATTCTCCTTGAAAATCGCCCCACAAAGATTACGTGGTTTAATGTGTgtttaacatatatatataagtgtgttTACGCCTATAAAAGGCtgccccatccccttcttttctttttctctatTCTCATAAAACTTGAAAACCCAACAGTCACACTTCTCCCTCTTTGGATTTTCCAACAAAATTCACGATTGTAGGCTTCGTGGTTCTCTTTTCTGTTGCTCTTTGTGCTTCCTCTCTCTTCGATTCAAATTGTAAGTTTcactttcctttcttttttcttgtttttctttttgatttCTCCTTTTGTTCTTCGAGTTTTTGCATGCCTCCATCTTGCCCTTATTTGCGGTTTGGTCTCGAAATATGGCTGATAATATGTTGTTTTGTTGTGTTTATATGTTGGATAtttgtttgggtgtttagatATGTCAGTTTTTGGTGTTTTTGGCTTGGGATTTCTGAGTTTATCGAAGATGTTCTTGATGTTCTTGATaaaaataagtgtatgtatagGTAAATATTGTATGTTTTGGTTTTTAATTCTCATTTTATGCTGTTTTTGGGTTAGGGTTTCTGATTTGATCCGGGTATGGGGTCCAGAACCCGGATCTAGGTTAGTTTTCATGGTTGAATTTGCATATTTGAGATTGTTTAGGTTTTTAGGTTGTTTAGATCCGCGTTAGGCTCACAGACCCGGGTCTGGGTTCTTGGTTATTTTTTTATGATCCGGGTTAGGTTTGAATTTGAATTTGTATAAGTGTTTAAGGTTTTGAGTTTGCATATTGTAGTGTAGATAATCCGGATTGTTGATGTATGGTCGGGTTGGACTTGCGTTGACAATTCAGATTGGTAGGTTATGGTAGGACTAACATAACATTCTTGATTCAGACCGCTTagaaaaagatataaaatttGTAGGAGCCCGGACTAACTCACCTTtattttaataggtatatggtccggatcAAGCAGCTTCCCAAGAGAGCTTTTAACTGTTATCCGGGTTGTTCGAGTGAAGAGATTAATCTGGATTCTTCTGAGAAAACGCAGTCCCGGGTTGAGATGGAAAAAAAAGTATCTACTCCGACCGAGGTAATTAGTAAGTTCCGGTACAAGAGGCTCCCAGATTGCTCAATCCCCTTCACCCCAGATGGCTACTGGATAGATGTAAAGTATCACTTCGTGACCAAAGCTAAAGAAGTTGATAATAACGTCTATTATATGAGGATCAAGTATGAGAAACAAGCGAATGGTCATCCCAGGGTCTATAACCAGGATGCACTTGAGAGAACCATTTCTGAGTTCCTTATTAGCAAGATCATTACCATTTAAAGGACTTTTTTGCTGAGGCCGATCCAGTTGAGATGGATAAGGCCATTTGGGTTGCGTTCCAGTTAACTCCTGATATTGAGTGGAGGTGGTCGGAACCTCACGAGAGGATCTACCATCACCCGACCGGTGGTTTTGTTCTGGTATGGCTGGAGCACTTGAGATCTGGGTATAATCCTCACTGCCATATGTTTGTTAAACATCTGTGCAAACATGTTTATAAGATTTCTCCCATGCAGATTACCCCGAATAAGATCAAGTCCATGACCTGGTTCATAGCCAACTGCAACAGAACAGGGTTTCAGCCTACCTTGAAGCTGTTCCACCAGATCTTCTACCTCTCCAAGTCTAGCCAGAAACCCTTCTATGAGATCAGGTTCCGGGTCTCTGAGTGTGGGTATGGTCCGGGTAGAGCTAAGCCTGTAATGCATTAGACTTCTCTGAAGTATTAGAATGGTCAAATAATTCTCCTGAAGGGGGTTGATCTGGCTTATTTACCTTATTTCACCATGGAGAGTATCCAGATCAAATTCCAGCCTGTTATTCTGGAAGGGGAGGCTCTGAACCAGATGAGGGCCTTCTGTGACTCTCTCGGATTTCAGCCAACCCGGGATACCTTTATGAACCATAAGTTGCTTTTTGAACTTGGTTGTAAGTTTCCTATTTTCCCGGATCATTATTTTTTATGTCTTCCTGGATCTTCTCTGCTTTGCActtttatattttttctttttagAAATGGATGTTTGCGTGATCCGGATTATGTGTTGTACATGTTGTCCCGGATCCTACCTATTTTTTACTTGTAGAATTTTCTTCACATAATTAGCTGTTTTGCTTGCTCCGGATTATTTATCGTACATGTAGATCCGGATCATACCTGTCTTTTACTTGTAGAATTTTCCTCATAGAAGTAGCTGTTTTTCTTGCTCCGGATTGTTTGTTATACATGCGGATCCGGATCATTTCCCTTATTTTACTTTTAGAATTATTTGCAATATGTATCGTTCCGGGTTACTGTATTCTAATATTGGCCCTTGACTTGTACTTTTCTCATCCTCTTTCAGGTTTGCCGCATTATAACCCTGCTCTTATGGGAATCATGTCTTCCTTTGCTTAAGCTGCTGCTTTCAACACCCTGGGCCTGGCTTTCAAGACCACTAAGGGGGGCCCTGGCCCTGGATCCGAATCTGCTAATATCGAGGGTGGAACCGAATCATCCGTTCCCTAGAATGTTACTGAGCCGGGTAACGAGCCGAGGGACTTTGAGCCTGTTATACAAGATATccctgatgatgatgatgataccCTAGAAAGAAGAGGAAGAGCGTCCCAGCTAAGCCTCCCCGGGGAAACTGTTGTTTCTAGCCGGGTTGCTTGTGATTCGGAGGGAAGGGGCCCGGACGGGAATCCGGTGAAGGTTGGAACTAAGACTCTGATGGATTTGGCTGAGTTTATGTCAGATATCCCTGCCGATGAAGATTGGGATGAAGTGGAGGGTTCCGGGATGTCTGCTGCTTTTAAGAGGGTTACCGGGCACTAGGGACAGGTGAACTTGTAATAACCTTTGGCTTCCTACTCGGCTTGTATTCCTTTCTTAGTTGTTTCTCCTTGTTTTCCTTCTGATTTGGAGTGCCATAGTTGTTTGCTCTGATATCGCCTTCAATGAGGTCTGGGAGGATAATAATGAGATCAAAGCTGAGAAAGGTAGGGCTAATAACCTTAAGGATGAGCTGGATGAGGCCCCGGAGGGGTTCAAGGCTGTTGAGTCCGGGTTGAAGGGACAACTGAAGGATGAGAATGCCCGGGCTGATGGTCTTGCCAAGGAGGTAGAGAAGCTGAAGGCTGACTTGGATGCAAAGGAGAATCTAAACAAAGACGCCATCATTGTCAAGTTCAAGGCAAGTGAAGAATATGATTTGGCAATCGCTCAAGTCGGGGTTCCTGAAGTTCGCAGGGCCTGACTTGTGGTGAAAGGCACATCAAGACGGATCCCCTGGCCAACTGGGAAAGCTTTATCCAAGAGTTCCTAGCAGCAAAGATGACTGTTGAGCAGGGCGGAACCTATGATGGTCCAAGTCCCAGCTTCATTTAGACATATTCCAGCTATGAAAAGCTTTTCGGACCCTGCccatataattcgtttatttcCAGTACTTTGTTTGTTTCTAGTACTTTGTTTCTGGATGATTTGTAACTTTGAATTTTCCAGGATCGGTGGTCGATCCGGATTAATGTTTTAGTTTGATTGTTGCTGCGTGATAATTTCCACATctagaaaatattctaagtagtTTATGTATGCTCCAGTCCGGGTATGGATGCATATCCGGGTTGAGATCAGCTCTAGATCCGGGTATGAACCCACATCCAgattgatggttggttttctgctttgttttgtacttagaaaatattctaagtacAGGGTTGATGCCTTCAAATCGTGTATGGATTTATATCCGATCTGGATCCGGTTATGAATCCACATCCGGTTTATGCTTGATTTGCATTGTTTTTTGTTCTTAGAGAATAATCTAAGTACAAAATAAATGTTTGAAGCCCGGTATGAACCTATTCCTGGGTTGATATTTACTTTTCATGTtggctttcaatccgggtataaCACCATATCCGGATTGATGTTTTCTTTGTTATGCTTtgtgtacttagaaaatgatCTAAGTGCAAAGTAGTCACATTCAACCCGGGTTTGAATACCTATTCAGGTTGATGTTTGCTTTTCATATTGGTTTTCAATCCGGGTATGACACCATATCCGGATTGATGTGTGCTTTGTTAAGCTTtgtgtacttagaaaatgatCTAAGTACAAAGTATTTGTTTTCAACCCGGGTTTGAACACctattagggtttatgtttgcTTTTAATCCTGGTATAATTCCATATCCGGATTGTTGTTTACTTATCATGCTTACTTTCAATCCTGGTGTGATTGCTTACCCGGATTAAAAGTGTGTTTTTGTTTGCAACAATTGTTAAGATAAGAGCTGGTTAAAAcaggaaaattcttttcattcATCTGAATTTTTTTTCATACAAAATATTGAATCATAGATTGGTTGTTTGTCATAGGCTACAAGtttttggttgcttttggttgCTTTTTCTAATGTCCTGAGCCTGAGTCCATGCAAGGTGTTCGGGATCTCTGATTCATCCATGTTCATCAACTTGTAGGTCCCCGACCTTAATACTTCTTTGATCCTGTAAGGTCCCTCCCACTCGGGCATCAGCTTTCCAGTATTGGTTGGATCCGAAGCTTCTGTGTCTCGGAGtaccaggtctccaacttgaaagttcTTGACCctggacttcttgctgaagtgctccTTAGTTTTCTCCTTGTATTTTTCCATCTTTGCTACAGCTTGGTCTCGGACCTCGTCAGTAAGCTTAATATTTGTTCTTAGCCCCTCCTCATTGGCTATTACATTAAAGTTGATTTCTCGGTGGGAAGGGGATCCTACCTCAATAGGAAGTATTGCTTTTGTCCCATAAGCTAGCTTGAAAGGTATTTCGCCTGTGCTTGTCCTGGGACtggtcctgtaggcccataacaTATTGGGCAGTTCTTCTGGCCACTTATTTTTACTTTCTCTAAGCCTCTTCTCGATGCTCGGAGAAGGATCCGGTTTGTTACTTCCACTTGTCCATTGCCTTGAGGGTATGCTACTGATGATTTCCTATGCTTGATGCCACGCTCTTGGAGATAGGATTCTAACTCTGATCGAACAAACTGTGGCCCATTATCTGATACCAGGACTCTTGGGATTTCGAACCTCATCAAAATATTTTCCATGAATTTTATGCAATCCTGCTGGTTTATGGTTCTCATTGCCTTTGCTTCCACCCACTTAGTCTTATAGTCGATTAAGACTAGTAGGTATCGCAGGTCTCCTCTAGCCCGGGGGAAGTGTCCCATGATATCTATCCCGCAAACAGCAAAGGGGATTGGAGATAAGACTAATGAGGGTAGGACTGGGCTTATCCGGGATATGTTACTGAAAATCTGGCATTGTTTGCATTTTTCACAAAGTCACTTGCATCTTAGTGGATTGTTGGCCAGTAGTAACCCTGCCTTATTATCTTGTGAGCCAGGGCCTTCGCAGACATGTGATCTCCGCATATCCCTTCATAGACTTCCATTAGACAATATTCTGCCTCCATTAGGCCAACACATTTCAGGATAGGTGAGAAGGTCCGGCGATAGAGTATTCCTTCTTCAAGGAAGAACTTTGTTGCCTTAGCTTTTAATCTTTGAGCCTTCCCTTTGTCTTTTGGTAGTTCTCC
It contains:
- the LOC141719596 gene encoding uncharacterized protein LOC141719596; translated protein: MLWAYRTSPRTSTGEIPFKLAYGTKAILPIEVGSPSHREINFNVIANEEGLRTNIKLTDEVRDQAVAKMEKYKEKTKEHFSKKSRVKNFQVGDLVLRDTEASDPTNTGKLMPEWEGPYRIKEVLRSGTYKLMNMDESEIPNTLHGLRLRTLEKATKSNQKLVAYDKQPIYDSIFCMKKNSDE